The following coding sequences lie in one Ctenopharyngodon idella isolate HZGC_01 chromosome 11, HZGC01, whole genome shotgun sequence genomic window:
- the LOC127523049 gene encoding GTPase IMAP family member 8-like, translating into MAEQMEEGLRAVVLGWQKSDKASVINRLLGDEVESDKHFVTSVKKDGDVNGRKITLINTPCWWQNFGLQDSPEVVKQELVCSVFLCPPGPHVFLLVINLSLPFTEENRLSIEKHFSLFGERIWRHTIVLFTRADSLKDRNIEQHIKNQDLQQIIQRCGERYHIFDFKNKSAGVQELLDKIDDVVAANRGKHFETHDDMLLEIKRKRDENEERAEARQKMLQDKRDLLKEIGLEEAVAPLSKLRIVLLGWILSGKSSTGNTIFNHEIFPIGNAQKGTNHTGDVNGRKITVLDTPSCWKYFSSKFNPKFAQAAILESISQSQHMQFPHAMILVIPIDTSFKTEQKRIVEEYMAILGEDVWRHTIVLFTWGDRFPDISIEQHIESEGDALQWLIEKCRNRYHVFDNSDKKNRAQVTELLQKIDEMVAENSLFCLKTQCAAEVKVHETHTQQDEERSLNPDQLLKLMYQEMKNRRKEIKRKLEELGMDLSGCKEVDEGSIEQPPDVSGDDKLTEKIRREVK; encoded by the exons ATGGCAGAGCAGATGGAAGAAG gACTAAGAGCTGTTGTTCTGGGATGGCAGAAATCTGACAAAGCCTCAGTGATAAACAGGCTTTTAGGTGATGAAGTTGAGTCTGACAAACATTTTGTGACGTCTGTGAAGAAAGACGGTGACGTGAATGGAAGGAAGATAACTCTGATTAACACTCCATGCTGGTGGCAGAATTTTGGTTTGCAGGATTCACCAGAGGTTGTGAAACAGGAGCTGGTTTGCAGTGTCTTCTTGTGTCCACCGGGGCCTCATGTCTTTCTCCTGGTCATTAATCTCAGTTTGCCTTTCACTGAAGAAAACAGACTCAGCATTGAGAAGCACTTTAGTCTGTTTGGTGAGAGAATCTGGAGACACACTATAGTGCTCTTTACACGAGCCGATTCACTGAAGGACAGAAACATTGAGCAGCACATAAAGAATCAAGATCTGCAGCAGATCATACAGAGATGTGGAGAAAGATATCACATctttgatttcaaaaacaaaagtgcTGGAGTTCAAGAACTGCTTGACAAGATTGATGATGTTGTGGCAGCAAACCGTGGCAAGCATTTTGAAACACATGATGACATGCTACTGGagataaagagaaagagagatgaaaaCGAAGAAAGAGCAGAAGCCAGACAAAAAATGTTGCAGGACAAAAGAGATCTGCTGAAAGAAATAG GATTAGAAGAAGCTGTGGCTCCACTCTCAAAACTGAGAATTGTCCTGCTGGGTTGGATTCTGTCTGGGAAGAGTTCAACGGGAAACACCATCTTCAATCATGAAATATTTCCGATAGGAAATGCACAAAAGGGCACAAACCATACAGGTGATGTAAATGGCAGAAAAATAACTGTGTTGGACACTCCAAGCTGCTGGAAGTATTTCTCGTCTAAATTCAACCCAAAGTTTGCTCAGGCTGCAATCCTGGAgagcatcagccaatcacaacatATGCAGTTCCCTCACGCCATGATCTTGGTGATTCCCATTGACACTTCATTCAAAACTGAACAGAAAAGAATCGTTGAAGAGTATATGGCCATTCTTGGTGAAGACGTCTGGAGACACACTATAGTTCTGTTCACATGGGGCGACAGGTTTCCAGACATATCAATCGAGCAGCACATTGAGAGTGAAGGTGACGCCCTCCAGTGGCTGATTGAGAAATGCAGGAACAGATATCACGTCTTTGACAACTCAGACAAGAAGAACAGAGCTCAAGTCACAGAGCTGCTCCAGAAGATCGATGAGATGGTGGCAGAAAACAGTCTGTTCTGCCTCAAAACTCAATGTGCAGCAGAAGTGAAAGTCCACGAGACTCATACACAACAAGACGAGGAAAGAAGTCTGAACCCTGACCAGttactgaaactgatgtaccaGGAGATGAAAAACAGGCGTAAAGAGATCAAAAGAAAGCTAGAAGAATTGGGGATGGACTTAAGTGGATGTAAAGAAGTTGATGAGGGTAGCATAGAACAACCTCCAGATG TGTCAGGTGATGACAAACTCACAGAGAAGATAAGGAGAGAA GTGAAATGA